The genome window ATCTGACTGGGTTCCAGCGAGATCTACTGTACGTGATCTCCGGGGCCGATCAACCATCGGGACAGGACGTCAAAGAGGAGATCGAGGGTTACTACAGCGCCGAGATCAATCACGGCCGGCTGTATCCGAATCTCGATACGCTCGTCAACAAGGAACTCGTCGAGAAAGGACAACTCGATCGACGAACTAACTACTACGAAATTAGCGACGACGGTCTTCGCGAGATCGAGGATCGTCGGGAGTGGGAACGCCAGTACGTCGACGTATAGCACCGATCTGTCCCTATCGTCTCTACGAATAGCCCCAGACCAGCCGCGGCTGTGCGCTGATCACCCGTCTCGTATGCGGACCTGCCAACCCACCTGCGATCTGATGGACGTCGACTGGACCACTGACCCACCTCGAACGGCTGCAGTCGTCGCGGTGGTCGTCTCTACTGAGTCGCAATCTGACCGTCCGGGCTGAATGTCTGGTACTCCCTACCGTTACGACCTCGATTCAGAGGCCTTAAGTAGTGGTCGGCGACTACAATTTAATCGGAAGAAGATGAGGACCCCACCCCTGCGGTCCGCCGTACAGATGGGATCTGATGTTAGCCTTGGTAGTTCGGTGACGCCAGATCGGTCGTCGATCGCGGTCACCGAACGTGGACCCATTTAGTGTGAGTGCATTAGCATTCACCGCCAAACCCTCCCTTCACAGGGAGTTATAGCATTCCGGTTGATCCTGCCGGAGGTCATTGCTATTGGAGTCCGATTTAGCCATGCTAGTTGCACGAGTTCAGACTCGTAGCAGATAGCTCAGTAACACGTGGCCAAACTACCCTATGGATCCGGATACCCTCGGGAAACTGAGACTAATCCGGAATAGGAGTCCCAGGCT of Natrarchaeobaculum sulfurireducens contains these proteins:
- a CDS encoding PadR family transcriptional regulator; the protein is MDDLTGFQRDLLYVISGADQPSGQDVKEEIEGYYSAEINHGRLYPNLDTLVNKELVEKGQLDRRTNYYEISDDGLREIEDRREWERQYVDV